From a region of the Myxococcus fulvus genome:
- the menH gene encoding 2-succinyl-6-hydroxy-2,4-cyclohexadiene-1-carboxylate synthase, with the protein MGVTLAYETWGEGPRPLVLLHGFTGNRGSFDGLKPLMGRSVKAIAVDLPGHGATPLPERRGRDGFLETVDALVSLVDSLGLGTVDLLGYSQGARVALAAAVRAPDRFGRLIMESGSPGLHRRQERAERRESDGQLAAFIRAKGVDAFVERWEALPLFDSLRAMPAERRERLRAHRRACTAEGLAGALECLGLGVQPDYWSELHHQRLPTLLLTGAKDEKFTNTARRMAAELPVVWRHAFTDCGHAPHLETPEEYVREVLGFLQTPWYEAPQFEAAATGADPGRMSP; encoded by the coding sequence ATGGGCGTGACGCTGGCGTACGAGACGTGGGGCGAAGGCCCCCGACCGCTCGTGCTGCTCCACGGCTTCACCGGGAACCGCGGCTCGTTCGACGGGCTGAAGCCGCTGATGGGCCGCTCGGTGAAGGCCATCGCGGTGGACCTGCCGGGCCACGGCGCCACGCCGCTGCCCGAGCGGCGCGGACGTGACGGCTTCCTCGAGACGGTGGACGCGCTGGTGTCCCTGGTGGACTCGCTGGGGCTGGGCACGGTGGACCTGCTGGGCTACTCGCAGGGCGCGCGCGTGGCGCTGGCCGCGGCGGTGCGGGCGCCGGACCGCTTCGGTCGGCTCATCATGGAGAGCGGCTCGCCTGGGCTGCACCGTCGTCAGGAGCGCGCCGAGCGGCGGGAGTCGGACGGGCAGCTGGCGGCTTTCATCCGCGCGAAGGGCGTCGACGCCTTCGTGGAGCGCTGGGAGGCGCTGCCGCTGTTCGACTCCTTGCGCGCCATGCCCGCGGAGCGTCGGGAGCGACTGCGGGCCCATCGTCGGGCCTGCACGGCGGAGGGGCTCGCCGGAGCGCTGGAGTGCCTGGGGCTGGGCGTGCAACCCGACTACTGGTCGGAGTTGCACCATCAGCGCCTGCCCACGCTGCTCTTGACGGGGGCGAAGGACGAGAAGTTCACGAACACGGCGCGGCGGATGGCGGCGGAGCTCCCGGTGGTGTGGCGACATGCCTTCACGGACTGCGGCCACGCGCCCCATCTGGAGACGCCGGAGGAGTACGTCCGCGAGGTGCTGGGCTTCCTGCAGACGCCCTGGTACGAGGCGCCCCAGTTCGAGGCGGCCGCCACGGGGGCGGACCCTGGGAGGATGAGTCCGTGA
- a CDS encoding DUF6311 domain-containing protein: protein MSTDSRHLPWAGALLGVLWFVALGGARALDPTYLDWLGWGDWTKSILGWWFFREAPWGLPLGRTPGYMAPLTTTVGFTDSTPWVSLVLKPFSGWLPQDFQFIGLWLASCLALQGFMGVKLMALFTPRASHQLLGAALFVLAPVLVFRFGHDALCAHWMLTAMLWLHLRPRPDARSAWRTLRGALLINVLAAGVHPYLTVMVLALSTALLVSMAWQEKHLSWRQAALAFLGGCLAVGAVFVAFGYVGQDVRGGAQGFGVYSADMLALINPMGWSRVLPWLPARSGQYEGFGYLGTGVLVLALIALLGKPSVWWPQARARVRAHGPLLTAVGLLALLAFSTTMTLGGTTVVSMRKVAEPFMPVLGMFRASGRFIWPLHYVVLTGILALVAWRWRERPAVITSVLVGALLIQVVDTEELWAQQRFRSAPWPRLRAPEWAQLDSFYRHVVLYPPYIHDSEQPCTENTFARDDYVRWGDLAYRKGMSTNSGYAARFNERHVQQVCEALKADAEQGRLSAETLYVVDTPKLALFQRLGEQVTCGRVDGFNVCVAAREGRFREVLLKSSERAPLPPTAGSPITPP from the coding sequence ATGAGCACGGACTCCCGACATCTCCCCTGGGCCGGAGCGCTCCTGGGCGTGCTCTGGTTCGTCGCGTTAGGCGGTGCGCGCGCGCTGGACCCCACGTATCTGGACTGGTTGGGCTGGGGGGACTGGACGAAGAGCATCCTCGGCTGGTGGTTCTTCCGTGAGGCCCCCTGGGGTCTTCCCCTCGGCAGGACGCCGGGCTACATGGCGCCGCTCACGACGACGGTGGGCTTCACGGACTCGACACCGTGGGTCTCACTGGTGCTCAAGCCGTTCTCCGGGTGGCTGCCTCAGGACTTCCAGTTCATCGGCCTGTGGCTCGCGTCGTGTCTCGCGCTCCAGGGATTCATGGGCGTCAAGCTGATGGCGCTGTTCACGCCTCGTGCTTCGCATCAACTCCTGGGGGCCGCGCTGTTCGTGCTCGCGCCGGTGCTCGTGTTCCGATTCGGGCATGACGCGCTCTGCGCGCACTGGATGCTCACGGCCATGTTGTGGCTGCACCTGCGTCCTCGGCCGGATGCACGAAGCGCTTGGCGAACGTTGCGCGGGGCCCTGCTCATCAACGTGCTCGCCGCGGGAGTCCACCCGTACCTGACGGTCATGGTCCTCGCGCTCTCGACGGCCCTGCTCGTCAGCATGGCGTGGCAGGAGAAACACCTCTCGTGGCGACAGGCGGCATTGGCGTTCCTGGGCGGTTGCCTGGCGGTGGGTGCGGTCTTCGTCGCGTTCGGGTACGTGGGCCAGGATGTACGCGGAGGGGCACAGGGGTTCGGTGTCTATAGCGCGGACATGCTCGCGCTCATCAATCCCATGGGCTGGTCGCGGGTGTTGCCGTGGCTGCCCGCACGAAGCGGGCAATATGAGGGCTTCGGCTATCTCGGCACCGGCGTCCTCGTGCTCGCGCTCATCGCACTGTTGGGCAAGCCGTCCGTGTGGTGGCCCCAGGCGCGCGCGCGAGTTCGAGCACACGGGCCGCTCCTGACGGCCGTGGGGCTGCTGGCGTTGCTCGCCTTCTCCACGACGATGACCCTCGGTGGCACCACCGTGGTGTCGATGCGGAAGGTCGCGGAGCCGTTCATGCCTGTCCTGGGCATGTTCCGCGCTTCGGGGCGCTTCATCTGGCCCCTGCATTACGTCGTGCTCACAGGCATCCTCGCGCTCGTCGCCTGGCGCTGGCGCGAGCGCCCCGCCGTCATCACGAGCGTGCTGGTCGGTGCGCTGCTCATCCAGGTGGTCGACACCGAGGAGCTCTGGGCACAGCAGCGGTTTCGCTCGGCGCCCTGGCCCCGACTGCGCGCGCCGGAGTGGGCGCAACTGGATTCGTTCTATCGGCACGTGGTGCTGTATCCGCCGTACATCCATGACTCGGAGCAGCCGTGCACCGAGAACACCTTCGCCCGTGATGACTACGTGCGATGGGGTGACCTCGCGTATCGCAAGGGGATGTCGACGAACAGCGGCTACGCCGCGCGCTTCAATGAACGACATGTCCAGCAGGTCTGCGAGGCATTGAAGGCCGATGCCGAGCAGGGCCGACTTTCGGCGGAAACGCTCTACGTCGTGGACACTCCGAAGCTGGCTTTGTTCCAGCGATTGGGCGAGCAGGTCACCTGCGGCAGGGTGGACGGGTTCAACGTCTGCGTCGCTGCTCGTGAAGGGCGCTTCCGGGAGGTGCTGCTGAAGTCCTCGGAGCGCGCGCCCCTGCCGCCCACGGCTGGAAGTCCTATCACCCCTCCGTGA
- a CDS encoding isochorismate synthase, producing MKTLNPVEGQRWVAGMMPLAAVDPLSGADSLGVPTVYWERPLAREAAAGWGEAAVVEATAPAQVPAVLGSLGVLSLRWLDPAPSDMPGPWFGGLRFGAAGVEDPAWAAHGVARWTLPEVLVWRTGSGLAVAAFAPEARGGEDVVRSRLERVRARFSEGYRHARGSEVALTVVSSRPEFEARVERALEAIASGQLQKVVLARPVDVEAAEAFDVVDVLARLREQNPRCATFLFRAPDGTCFLGATPETLCRVEGRALETEALAGTAAPREAEGLRGQDKDAREHAAVVRYILAALRTLAGEVHSDAEPQLLALKNVVHLRTGIGARLREGVSAAQVVEALHPTPAVGGTPRERALSFLVEHEGLDRGWYAGPVGWVGPERAHLMVGLRSARVRGPRARLYVGCGIVAGSIAEAEWRETEMKSLAVLRALGGGDVGRQ from the coding sequence ATGAAGACGCTCAATCCCGTTGAGGGCCAGCGCTGGGTGGCCGGAATGATGCCCCTGGCGGCGGTGGATCCACTCTCCGGAGCGGATTCGCTGGGCGTTCCGACGGTGTATTGGGAGCGTCCGCTGGCGCGCGAGGCGGCGGCCGGCTGGGGTGAGGCGGCGGTCGTCGAGGCGACGGCGCCCGCCCAGGTCCCCGCGGTGCTGGGCTCCTTGGGTGTCCTCTCGTTGAGGTGGTTGGACCCGGCGCCGTCCGACATGCCGGGGCCCTGGTTCGGCGGGCTCCGCTTCGGCGCCGCGGGCGTGGAGGACCCGGCGTGGGCCGCGCATGGCGTGGCGCGCTGGACGCTTCCGGAGGTGCTGGTGTGGCGCACCGGGAGCGGGCTGGCCGTGGCCGCGTTCGCGCCCGAGGCGCGAGGGGGCGAGGACGTGGTGCGCTCGCGGCTCGAGCGGGTCCGCGCGCGGTTCTCCGAGGGGTATCGCCACGCGCGGGGCTCCGAGGTCGCGCTCACGGTGGTGTCGTCGCGTCCGGAGTTCGAGGCGCGCGTGGAGCGGGCGCTGGAGGCGATTGCCTCGGGACAGCTCCAGAAGGTCGTGCTGGCGCGGCCCGTGGATGTGGAGGCCGCCGAGGCGTTCGACGTGGTGGACGTGCTGGCGCGGCTGCGTGAGCAGAACCCGCGCTGCGCCACCTTCCTGTTCCGCGCGCCGGATGGGACGTGCTTCCTCGGCGCGACGCCGGAGACGCTGTGTCGGGTGGAAGGCCGGGCGTTGGAGACGGAGGCCCTGGCGGGCACCGCGGCGCCGCGCGAGGCCGAGGGCTTGCGAGGACAGGACAAGGACGCGCGTGAGCACGCCGCGGTGGTCCGCTACATCCTCGCGGCGCTGCGCACGCTCGCGGGGGAGGTCCACTCCGACGCGGAGCCCCAGTTGCTGGCGTTGAAGAACGTGGTGCACCTGCGCACGGGCATCGGCGCGCGGCTGCGCGAGGGTGTCTCGGCGGCGCAGGTGGTGGAGGCGCTGCATCCCACGCCGGCGGTGGGCGGGACGCCTCGGGAGCGCGCGTTGTCCTTCCTGGTGGAGCACGAGGGGCTGGACCGGGGCTGGTACGCCGGGCCGGTGGGGTGGGTGGGGCCGGAGCGTGCGCACCTGATGGTGGGGCTTCGCTCGGCGCGGGTGCGGGGTCCTCGCGCCCGGTTGTACGTGGGTTGCGGAATCGTGGCCGGCTCCATCGCGGAGGCGGAGTGGCGGGAGACGGAGATGAAGAGTCTGGCCGTGTTGCGTGCGTTGGGAGGCGGGGATGTCGGGCGACAGTAA
- the menE gene encoding o-succinylbenzoate--CoA ligase, whose translation MTTFGCPIREGARVHPEAEALTYAGRAWSYGALDAEVNRWVAALEARGIGPGQRVVLLSTNQPACVFLFWALGRVGALLAPLNARLTRAELAPLAEDIAPALTLATEALRERLPGAESLETFASPEYVASGERLPRERTMKTRASSETPTPELTSGGRPPNAQPLNPSVASAVRPPDEESLATGASLRPSMACVSTTGRPRDAKPLTPSEPSTTCMPLAEDSPRVVLFTSGTTGRPKGAVLTEGNFRASCRASAENLGSHPAPRWLGTLPLFHVGGLAMLTRTAYEGGCLVLHERFDAEATSRAIDEGVTHVSLVATTLERVLDIRAGRQVPETFKLALIGGGPVPVFLLERARAVGLLALQTYGLTEACSQVTTESPAEADGKTAGRPLPGTQVRIVGDDGEARGPGEEGNIEVRGPTVMAGYWNRPDATREAFRDGWLHTKDLGALDARGRLTVLSRRTDLIVRGGENIYPAEVEAVLANHPSVQEAAVIGLPDARWGEVPVAFLAPRTGQPRPDAQELATWCRESLAGYKLPTRFVWLDALPRNAMGKLERTALRKVLTEG comes from the coding sequence GTGACGACGTTCGGCTGTCCCATCCGCGAGGGCGCGCGCGTTCATCCGGAAGCGGAGGCGCTCACGTATGCGGGGCGCGCGTGGAGCTACGGCGCGCTGGATGCCGAGGTGAACCGGTGGGTGGCCGCGCTCGAGGCCCGGGGTATCGGCCCGGGGCAGCGGGTCGTGCTGCTGTCGACGAACCAGCCGGCCTGTGTGTTCCTGTTCTGGGCCCTGGGGCGAGTGGGGGCGCTGCTGGCGCCGCTGAACGCGCGCCTCACTCGCGCTGAGTTGGCTCCGCTGGCCGAAGACATCGCGCCCGCGCTCACCTTGGCGACGGAGGCCTTGCGAGAGCGTCTGCCAGGCGCGGAGTCACTGGAGACCTTCGCGTCGCCGGAGTACGTGGCGTCGGGGGAGCGGCTCCCGCGCGAGCGGACAATGAAGACCCGCGCGTCGTCGGAGACGCCGACGCCTGAGCTGACGTCGGGAGGGCGACCGCCGAACGCGCAGCCGCTGAATCCCTCTGTGGCGTCGGCAGTACGACCGCCAGACGAGGAGTCATTGGCAACGGGTGCGTCGCTGAGGCCGTCCATGGCCTGTGTGTCGACGACAGGGCGACCTCGGGATGCGAAGCCCCTGACTCCTTCAGAGCCATCGACGACCTGCATGCCGCTGGCTGAGGACTCACCACGCGTCGTGCTCTTCACAAGCGGGACGACGGGCAGGCCGAAGGGCGCGGTGCTGACGGAGGGCAACTTCCGTGCGTCGTGCCGAGCCTCGGCGGAGAACCTCGGATCGCATCCCGCGCCACGCTGGCTCGGGACGTTGCCGCTGTTCCATGTCGGTGGTCTCGCGATGTTGACGCGCACAGCGTACGAGGGCGGCTGTCTGGTGCTGCACGAGCGCTTCGACGCGGAGGCCACCAGTCGAGCCATCGACGAAGGCGTGACGCACGTGAGCCTCGTCGCCACGACGCTGGAGCGGGTGCTCGATATCCGAGCCGGTCGCCAGGTGCCGGAGACCTTCAAGCTCGCGCTGATTGGCGGCGGGCCGGTGCCAGTGTTCCTGTTGGAGCGGGCTCGTGCCGTGGGCCTCCTTGCGCTCCAGACCTACGGTCTCACCGAGGCCTGTTCTCAGGTAACGACGGAGTCTCCCGCCGAGGCGGATGGGAAGACCGCGGGACGCCCGCTCCCTGGGACACAGGTGCGCATCGTCGGTGATGACGGCGAGGCACGAGGCCCTGGCGAGGAAGGCAACATCGAGGTCCGAGGCCCCACGGTGATGGCGGGCTACTGGAATCGTCCCGACGCGACGCGCGAGGCGTTCCGTGACGGATGGCTCCACACGAAGGACCTCGGAGCACTGGACGCGCGAGGTCGCCTCACGGTGCTCTCACGTCGCACGGACCTCATCGTCAGGGGAGGGGAGAACATCTACCCGGCGGAAGTGGAGGCGGTGCTCGCGAATCATCCCTCGGTGCAGGAGGCCGCGGTGATTGGCCTGCCCGACGCGAGATGGGGCGAGGTCCCCGTGGCGTTCCTCGCGCCGCGCACGGGCCAGCCGCGCCCGGATGCACAGGAACTGGCGACGTGGTGCCGTGAATCGCTCGCGGGCTACAAGCTGCCCACGCGGTTCGTCTGGCTGGACGCACTGCCCCGTAACGCGATGGGCAAGCTCGAGCGGACGGCGTTGCGCAAGGTCCTCACGGAGGGGTGA
- the aroF gene encoding 3-deoxy-7-phosphoheptulonate synthase, with protein MGGKQPDESAPAVAGKETGARRVLRAFRPEGTRVRAGSVEVGGPGFVVMAGPCAVEGLEQVDRTAAAVAQAGAHVLRGGVFKPRTSPYAFQGMGEPGLHLLAEAGRRHGLPIISEVMETAQIPFMAESSDILQVGARNMQNFSLLRALGKVRRPVLLKRGLSATVQEWLLAAEYVLEGGNEQVMLCERGIRTFETEMRNTLDLAAVAWAKQRTHLPVIVDPSHATGLVDLILPMSLAAAAAGADGLLIEVHPRPEQALCDGNQALTPERFQTLMQRLPPVLDAVGRHLWRPESPAQVVRAR; from the coding sequence GTGGGAGGCAAGCAGCCAGACGAATCCGCGCCGGCGGTGGCCGGGAAGGAGACGGGCGCGCGGCGTGTGCTCCGAGCCTTCCGTCCCGAGGGCACGCGGGTGCGTGCGGGCTCGGTGGAGGTGGGTGGGCCGGGGTTCGTGGTGATGGCGGGGCCGTGCGCCGTCGAAGGTCTGGAGCAGGTCGACCGGACCGCCGCCGCCGTGGCCCAGGCAGGCGCCCACGTGCTGCGAGGTGGCGTGTTCAAGCCCCGCACCAGTCCCTATGCGTTCCAAGGAATGGGCGAGCCCGGCCTGCACCTGTTGGCCGAGGCCGGCCGTCGTCACGGGCTGCCCATCATCAGTGAGGTGATGGAGACCGCGCAGATTCCCTTCATGGCGGAGTCCTCGGACATCCTCCAGGTGGGCGCGCGGAACATGCAGAACTTCTCCCTGCTGCGCGCGCTGGGCAAGGTGCGCCGGCCGGTGTTGCTGAAGCGGGGCCTGTCGGCGACGGTGCAGGAGTGGCTGCTGGCGGCGGAGTACGTGCTCGAAGGCGGCAACGAGCAGGTGATGCTGTGCGAGCGCGGCATCCGGACGTTCGAGACGGAGATGCGCAACACGCTGGACCTGGCGGCGGTGGCCTGGGCCAAGCAGCGCACGCACCTGCCCGTCATCGTGGATCCGTCCCATGCGACGGGGCTGGTGGACCTCATCCTCCCCATGTCCCTGGCGGCGGCGGCGGCGGGGGCGGATGGGCTGCTGATTGAGGTCCATCCCCGGCCGGAGCAGGCGCTGTGCGATGGGAACCAGGCGCTGACGCCGGAGCGCTTCCAAACGTTGATGCAGCGGCTTCCACCCGTGCTAGACGCGGTGGGCCGACATCTTTGGCGGCCGGAGAGTCCGGCCCAGGTCGTGAGGGCGAGATGA
- a CDS encoding 1,4-dihydroxy-2-naphthoate polyprenyltransferase, which translates to MSTSVPGAPVSLSKPRPTVKTWLMAVRPKTLTAALVPVLVGTSLAFGLGVGRLLPALAALVGAVLIQIGTNFINDYYDFKKGADTHERLGPVRVTQSGLIAPGTVLMGAAVCFIAATAVGAYLVAVGGWPIVAIGLASLLCGYAYTGGPFPLGYNGLGDLFVFIFFGLVAVTGTFYVQAGTVHPAAWWAAIPVGASGTMLIVVNNLRDVTTDVKAGKRTLAVRWGTTAGKAEYVLLLAASFATPVVMYALGYAAPWVFLSFLSLPLAVPPLQRVMREQGAALNPALGGTARFQLIFGVLFGLGLYLR; encoded by the coding sequence GTGAGCACGTCGGTTCCTGGCGCACCGGTGTCCCTGTCGAAGCCCCGTCCCACGGTGAAGACGTGGTTGATGGCCGTGCGTCCGAAGACGCTGACGGCGGCGCTGGTGCCGGTGTTGGTGGGGACGTCGCTCGCGTTCGGCCTGGGCGTGGGGCGGCTGCTCCCGGCGCTCGCGGCGCTGGTGGGCGCGGTGCTCATCCAGATCGGCACCAACTTCATCAACGACTACTACGACTTCAAGAAGGGCGCGGACACGCACGAGCGCCTGGGCCCGGTGCGCGTCACGCAGAGCGGGCTCATCGCGCCGGGCACGGTGTTGATGGGCGCGGCGGTGTGCTTCATCGCGGCGACGGCGGTGGGCGCCTATCTGGTCGCGGTGGGCGGCTGGCCCATCGTCGCGATCGGACTCGCGTCGCTGCTCTGTGGCTACGCGTACACGGGTGGGCCGTTCCCCTTGGGGTACAACGGCCTGGGCGACCTGTTCGTCTTCATCTTCTTCGGGCTGGTCGCGGTGACGGGGACGTTCTACGTGCAGGCCGGCACGGTGCATCCGGCGGCGTGGTGGGCGGCGATCCCCGTGGGGGCGAGCGGCACCATGCTCATCGTGGTGAACAACCTGCGCGATGTGACGACGGACGTGAAGGCCGGCAAGCGGACGCTGGCGGTGCGCTGGGGCACGACGGCGGGCAAGGCGGAGTACGTGTTGTTGCTCGCCGCCTCGTTCGCCACGCCCGTGGTGATGTACGCGCTGGGGTACGCGGCACCCTGGGTGTTCCTGTCGTTCCTGAGCCTCCCGTTGGCGGTGCCTCCGCTCCAGCGCGTGATGCGTGAGCAGGGGGCGGCGTTGAATCCCGCGCTGGGTGGCACCGCGCGCTTCCAACTCATCTTCGGAGTGCTGTTCGGGCTGGGCCTGTACCTGCGATGA
- the menD gene encoding 2-succinyl-5-enolpyruvyl-6-hydroxy-3-cyclohexene-1-carboxylic-acid synthase, with protein sequence MSGDSNLNLLWARALVEELVRGGARHAVVCPGSRSSPLAIACARAEDLRTWSVIDERSAAFFGLGLAKQSRTPVILVATSGTAGAHFYPAVIEASLSQVPLIVLTADRPLELQGWGAAQTVPQARFYGEHARSFTDVGVPESSDVALSHLRATAARAVATSLRAPRGAVQLNVPFREPLAPVTEAYGEERLSALAKQGRPGVPFTRIAAPTPVPDAAVLESVRQRIAATERGVIVCGPRDEADGFAEAISALSQATGYPVLAEATSQARYGGGPLTLSHYDAMLRHAPFARAHRPELVLRFGGGLTPKVPQQWLDGSGADIVLFSDGGALFDPAHRAATVVEGSAVAACAALAKGVKRSVGRWTQGFLAAERMVRGALEAAFSERPDLLSEPRIAREVVATLPAEVPLFVSSSMPIRDVDAFAPASGVPLRVLANRGANGIDGIISSALGVAAAAARPAVLLTGDLALLHDVGAFVTAARSRVPLTVVAVNNDGGGIFSFLPIAQAAKPDEFESLFGTPHGVDLAHAAALGGARLHRPTTPAALRAAVREGLEGGLHLVEVRVDRAANVDDHRQLFARMAAALGEGPWA encoded by the coding sequence ATGTCGGGCGACAGTAATCTCAACCTGCTGTGGGCTCGCGCGCTCGTGGAGGAGCTGGTGCGTGGCGGCGCGCGACACGCGGTGGTGTGTCCGGGCTCGCGCTCCTCGCCGCTGGCCATCGCCTGCGCGCGCGCGGAAGACCTGCGCACCTGGTCCGTCATCGACGAGCGGAGCGCGGCCTTCTTCGGGTTGGGGCTCGCGAAGCAGTCGCGCACGCCGGTAATTTTGGTCGCGACGAGCGGCACCGCGGGCGCGCACTTCTACCCGGCGGTCATCGAGGCCTCGCTGTCCCAGGTGCCCCTCATCGTGCTCACCGCGGACCGCCCGCTGGAGCTGCAGGGGTGGGGCGCGGCGCAGACGGTGCCGCAGGCGCGCTTCTACGGTGAGCACGCGCGCAGCTTCACGGACGTGGGCGTGCCGGAGTCGAGCGACGTGGCGCTGTCGCACCTGCGCGCCACCGCGGCCCGGGCCGTGGCCACCTCCCTGCGGGCCCCTCGGGGCGCAGTGCAGCTCAACGTGCCCTTCCGCGAGCCGCTCGCGCCGGTGACCGAGGCGTATGGCGAGGAGCGTCTGTCTGCGCTCGCGAAGCAGGGTCGTCCGGGGGTTCCGTTCACGCGCATCGCCGCGCCCACGCCGGTGCCGGACGCGGCGGTGCTGGAGTCGGTGCGTCAGCGCATCGCCGCGACGGAGCGGGGTGTCATCGTCTGCGGTCCTCGCGACGAGGCGGACGGTTTCGCCGAGGCCATCTCCGCGCTGTCTCAGGCCACGGGCTACCCGGTGCTGGCGGAGGCCACTTCGCAGGCGCGTTATGGCGGCGGTCCGCTGACGCTCTCGCACTACGACGCGATGCTTCGTCACGCGCCCTTCGCCCGGGCGCATCGGCCGGAGCTGGTGCTGCGGTTCGGTGGAGGGCTCACGCCCAAGGTGCCTCAGCAGTGGCTGGACGGCTCGGGCGCGGACATCGTGCTCTTCAGTGATGGGGGCGCGCTGTTCGACCCCGCGCACCGCGCGGCCACGGTCGTGGAGGGCTCGGCGGTGGCGGCGTGCGCCGCGCTGGCGAAGGGCGTGAAGCGGAGCGTGGGCCGGTGGACCCAGGGCTTCCTCGCGGCGGAGCGGATGGTGCGAGGCGCGCTGGAGGCGGCCTTCTCCGAGCGACCGGACCTGCTCAGCGAGCCGCGCATCGCTCGCGAGGTGGTGGCCACGCTTCCGGCCGAGGTCCCGCTGTTCGTGTCCAGCAGCATGCCCATCCGGGACGTGGACGCGTTCGCTCCGGCGAGCGGGGTGCCGCTGCGCGTGCTGGCCAACCGGGGCGCGAACGGAATCGACGGCATCATCTCCAGCGCGCTCGGGGTCGCGGCCGCGGCCGCGCGTCCCGCGGTGCTGCTGACGGGGGACCTGGCGCTGCTGCACGACGTGGGCGCGTTCGTGACGGCGGCGCGCTCGCGCGTTCCGCTCACGGTGGTCGCGGTGAACAACGACGGCGGCGGCATCTTCTCGTTCCTGCCCATCGCGCAGGCGGCGAAGCCGGACGAGTTCGAGTCGCTGTTCGGCACGCCGCACGGCGTGGACCTGGCGCACGCGGCGGCGCTGGGTGGGGCTCGGCTGCATCGGCCCACGACGCCCGCGGCGCTGCGAGCGGCGGTGCGTGAAGGACTGGAAGGCGGCCTGCACCTGGTGGAGGTGCGCGTGGACCGGGCCGCGAACGTGGATGACCACCGGCAGCTCTTCGCGAGAATGGCCGCCGCACTCGGAGAGGGACCATGGGCGTGA
- the menC gene encoding o-succinylbenzoate synthase, producing the protein MRIVKATLTPLRLELLQPLKTARGTYSAREGFLVRLEDEEGRVGLGEAMPLPEFGTESLPVCGEVLAAWLSSLEGQFLGDTVRAVEDTLSPFPPTVARGEGVRVRARHPAPPGPVPAAEHALELALLDLLARRQGVPLCWLLAEEARPEVLVNALLSGETAEALVDEARVAVAEGYGTLKLKVGGRALEEDEQRVKAVREAVGPDVKLRLDANGGWTELEAKRALDKLGWYQLELVEQPTPPDDLAALWRVQRRAPCMVAADESLGSPETLRALLGSDPLLGGGPAVGAVVLKPMVLGGLLPGLVVAMRAARLGMQAYVTSSLDGVVARAGAAHLAAALPSGALASGLAVGKLFKSEPAEHDYRPLHGRIRLPETPGLGLDAGAVV; encoded by the coding sequence ATGCGCATCGTCAAGGCAACCCTGACCCCGCTCCGACTGGAGCTGCTCCAGCCCCTGAAGACGGCCCGAGGCACTTATTCCGCGCGCGAGGGTTTCCTCGTGCGCCTCGAGGACGAAGAGGGGCGGGTGGGGCTCGGTGAGGCGATGCCGCTGCCCGAGTTCGGCACGGAGTCGCTCCCCGTCTGCGGCGAGGTGCTGGCGGCGTGGCTGTCCTCGCTGGAGGGCCAGTTCCTGGGCGACACGGTGCGCGCGGTCGAGGACACGCTGTCTCCGTTCCCGCCGACGGTGGCGCGAGGAGAGGGGGTCCGGGTGCGAGCCCGTCATCCCGCGCCCCCGGGGCCGGTGCCCGCGGCGGAGCATGCGCTGGAGCTGGCGCTGTTGGACCTGCTCGCGAGGCGGCAGGGGGTTCCGTTGTGCTGGCTCCTGGCCGAGGAGGCGCGTCCCGAGGTCCTGGTGAATGCGCTGCTGAGCGGGGAGACGGCGGAGGCGCTGGTGGACGAGGCGCGAGTGGCGGTGGCCGAGGGGTATGGGACGCTCAAACTGAAGGTGGGCGGTCGCGCGCTGGAGGAGGACGAGCAGCGCGTGAAGGCGGTGCGCGAGGCGGTGGGGCCGGACGTGAAGCTGCGGCTCGACGCGAACGGTGGCTGGACGGAGCTCGAGGCGAAGCGCGCGCTGGACAAGCTGGGCTGGTACCAGTTGGAGCTGGTGGAGCAGCCGACGCCGCCGGACGACCTGGCCGCGCTGTGGCGGGTGCAGCGACGCGCGCCGTGCATGGTGGCCGCGGACGAGTCGCTCGGTTCTCCGGAGACGCTGCGCGCGCTGTTGGGCTCGGATCCGTTGTTGGGCGGTGGGCCGGCGGTGGGCGCGGTGGTGCTCAAGCCGATGGTGTTGGGAGGGCTGCTGCCTGGGCTCGTGGTTGCGATGCGGGCCGCGCGGCTGGGCATGCAGGCGTATGTGACGAGCTCTCTGGACGGCGTGGTGGCCCGGGCAGGGGCCGCGCACCTCGCGGCCGCGTTGCCTTCAGGGGCGCTCGCGTCGGGACTGGCGGTGGGGAAGCTCTTCAAGAGTGAGCCCGCCGAGCATGATTACCGGCCGCTGCACGGGCGCATCCGCTTGCCGGAGACGCCGGGACTAGGGCTGGATGCCGGAGCGGTGGTGTGA